A single region of the Ornithodoros turicata isolate Travis unplaced genomic scaffold, ASM3712646v1 Chromosome25, whole genome shotgun sequence genome encodes:
- the LOC135373481 gene encoding mucin-2-like — protein MKTYLVGILLLNACLVIAQDREKCKRNILSRLVKVSGSVLSCKYRCLWTRNQYEYEDDGTPCLLGLLRHGVCYNGNCVKQLPHPADKYYETTEAAGGERVPTAVETGETTGKYYETTEPAEDERFPTTVETRETTEKYYETTEPADDKRVPTTVETSETTDKYYETTEPTDEERVPTTVETRETTDKYYQTTEPADEERVPTTFETRETTDKYYQTTEPADEERVPTTVETRETTDKYYQTTEPADEERVPTTFETRETTDKYYETTEPADEERVPTTVETRETTDKYYETTEPADEERVPTTVETRETTDKYYETTEPADEERVPTTVETRETTDKYYETTEPADEERVPTTVETRETTDKYYETTEPADEQRVPTTVETRETTDKYYETTEPADEERVPTTVETRETTDKYYQTTEPADEERVPTTFETRETTDKYYETTEPADEERVPTTVETRETTDKYYETTEPADEQRVPTTVETRETTDKYYETTEPADEESPSYTVQTEYSTA, from the exons ATGAAGACATACCTTGTTGGTATCCTTCTGCTGAACGCCTGCCTTGTGATTG CCCAAGACAGGGAAAAGTGCAAGAGAAACATTTTGTCGAGACTAGTG AAAGTTAGTGGAAGTGTGCTGTCTTGCAAGTACCGCTGCCTGTGGACTCGGAATCAGTACGAATACGAAGATGACGGAACGCCCTGTCTT ctaGGATTGCTGCGCCACGGTGTGTGCTACAACGGAAACTGCGTGAAACAGCTTCCGCATCCTGCGGACAAATATTACGAGACGACTGAAGCCGCCGGTGGCGAACGCGTTCCTACTGCTGTAGAGACAGGAGAAACTACGGGAAAATATTATGAGACGACTGAACCCGCCGAGGACGAACGCTTTCCTACTACTGTAGAGACAAGAGAAACTACGGAAAAATATTACGAGACGACTGAACCCGCTGACGACAAACGCGTTCCTACTACTGTAGAGACAAGTGAAACTACGGACAAATATTACGAGACGACTGAACCCACCGACGAGGAACGCGTTCCTACTACTGTTGAGACAAGAGAAACTACGGACAAATATTACCAGACGACTGAACCCGCCGACGAGGAACGCGTTCCTACTACTTTTGAGACAAGAGAAACTACGGACAAATATTACCAGACGACTGAACCCGCCGACGAGGAACGCGTTCCTACTACTGTTGAGACAAGAGAAACTACGGACAAATATTACCAGACGACTGAACCCGCCGACGAGGAACGCGTTCCTACTACTTTTGAGACAAGAGAAACTACGGACAAATATTACGAGACGACTGAGCCCGCCGACGAGGAACGCGTTCCTACTACTGTTGAGACAAGAGAAACTACGGACAAATATTACGAGACGACTGAACCTGCCGACGAGGAACGCGTTCCTACTACTGTTGAGACAAGAGAAACTACGGACAAATATTACGAGACGACTGAACCCGCCGACGAGGAACGCGTTCCTACTACTGTTGAGACGAGAGAAACTACGGACAAATATTACGAGACGACTGAACCCGCCGACGAGGAACGCGTTCCTACTACTGTTGAGACGAGAGAAACTACGGACAAATATTACGAGACGACTGAACCCGCCGACGAGCAACGCGTTCCTACTACTGTTGAGACAAGAGAAACTACGGACAAATATTACGAGACGACTGAACCCGCCGACGAGGAACGCGTTCCTACTACTGTTGAGACAAGAGAAACTACGGACAAATATTACCAGACGACTGAACCCGCCGACGAGGAACGCGTTCCTACTACTTTTGAGACAAGAGAAACTACGGACAAATATTACGAGACGACTGAGCCCGCCGACGAGGAACGCGTTCCTACTACTGTTGAGACCAGAGAAACTACGGACAAATATTACGAGACGACTGAACCCGCCGACGAGCAACGCGTTCCTACTACTGTTGAGACAAGAGAAACTACGGACAAATATTACGAGACGACTGAACCCGCCGATGAGGAAAGCCCTAGTTATACTGTACAAACGGAATACAGCACAGCATAA